A part of Brachybacterium faecium DSM 4810 genomic DNA contains:
- a CDS encoding ABC-type Fe3+-hydroxamate transport system, periplasmic component (PFAM: Periplasmic binding protein), with product MTISRRALVALPLLAAPALAACSSRRGEETRDGGSGGAADGAFPATVTHLYGETVIEAEPTRIVTVSWVNADTVLALDLVPAGMPAVTWGGNDNASTDWIDAKLEELGAGWGSETAPTTYDESDGLNLDEMAALMPDLIIAAYSGVTEEEYTQLTKIAPTIGPLAANYTASWEDTLAAVGTATGRSEQATALAEQITADLAAVGEENPAVAGATFIAGTLGLADDSISLYVGEDTRPRFFTALGMTQAEVVTENTADSETFFLEWSAERADELESVLFYTWAEAGTGIEDFQANPLFAQIPAVADGGIVLTDDDHLTLSISAANALSLPWALEHFVPTVVETVQNVRG from the coding sequence GTGACGATCTCCCGCCGCGCGCTCGTCGCGCTGCCCCTGCTCGCCGCCCCCGCCCTCGCCGCCTGCTCCAGCAGGCGCGGCGAGGAGACCCGCGACGGCGGCTCCGGCGGCGCGGCCGACGGCGCGTTCCCCGCCACGGTCACCCACCTCTACGGCGAGACCGTCATCGAGGCGGAACCCACCCGGATCGTCACCGTCTCCTGGGTCAATGCCGACACCGTGCTCGCCCTCGACCTCGTCCCCGCCGGGATGCCCGCGGTGACCTGGGGCGGCAACGACAACGCCTCGACCGACTGGATCGACGCGAAGCTCGAGGAGCTCGGCGCCGGGTGGGGGAGCGAGACCGCCCCCACCACGTACGACGAATCCGACGGCCTCAACCTCGACGAGATGGCCGCGCTCATGCCGGACCTCATCATCGCCGCCTACTCCGGCGTCACCGAGGAGGAGTACACCCAGCTGACGAAGATCGCCCCCACGATCGGCCCGCTGGCCGCCAACTACACCGCCTCCTGGGAGGACACCCTCGCCGCGGTCGGCACCGCCACCGGTCGCAGCGAGCAGGCCACCGCCCTCGCCGAGCAGATCACCGCCGACCTCGCCGCCGTCGGCGAGGAGAACCCCGCCGTCGCGGGCGCCACCTTCATCGCCGGCACCCTCGGGCTGGCCGACGACTCGATCTCCCTGTACGTCGGCGAGGACACCCGCCCCCGCTTCTTCACCGCCCTGGGCATGACCCAGGCCGAGGTGGTCACCGAGAACACCGCCGACTCCGAGACCTTCTTCCTCGAATGGTCCGCCGAGCGCGCCGACGAGCTGGAGTCGGTTCTCTTCTACACCTGGGCCGAGGCCGGCACCGGCATCGAGGACTTCCAGGCCAATCCGCTGTTCGCCCAGATCCCCGCGGTCGCCGATGGCGGGATCGTGCTCACCGACGACGACCACCTCACCCTGTCGATCTCGGCCGCCAACGCCCTCAGCCTGCCCTGGGCGCTCGAGCACTTCGTGCCCACGGTCGTCGAGACCGTGCAGAACGTGCGCGGCTGA